CAATTCTTCACCTGTATCTGTGAGTGAACTTAATTTCCAACGCGCGCGAGCCACTTGGCAGGGATCTTAGGCATCGATTTGGGCCGATCAAGATATCTATTTCGCAGTAGTACACAGGTTGAATGGGGTTGGATTTGTTCCCTATCAATCCGTGAATCTCTGAGTTCTCCCCCTGGAAATGAACAAAAAAACTGACTTTGCTCGTGACAGATTGCTAGAATAACGATAGTCGTGAGCAAACGTTTGCAGACAAAACATTGCGGGCAGCAATCAGCGGGCAGAAAGAATCGATTGATGAATAACTCCCCTCAAAAAAAAGTGAAAAGCAACACGTCTGTTCTTTGCACCGTTCCCGCATTGTTATTTCTATTTCTGGTCACCTGTGTCGGTTCGCCACTCTCAGCACAGGTGAATGGGGGCGGAAACAATAACGGGAATAACAACAACAATCAGAACAATCAAAATCAAAACGCGGGGGGCATTACCATTGATGCCGCCGGCGTGATTTCTGCGCCGTTCCGTGTGGCCAAAAACAGTAAGCAATTGAACCATCGGCGGCTCGAAGCACTGGCGGCTGAGAACCTCTCGTCTGATCTGAATCAGAAATCAGACTTTCGAAAAATCTCACTCGTCAAACTCGAACAGGCGTGCCGTGAACTCAAGGAGAAAAATCAGCCGATTCCACCTGAAGTTCAATATCTGGCGGGTCTGTGGCGGATTGATTATCTGTTTGTGGATCAGGAACACAACGATCTGATCATTGCCGGTCCCGCGGAAGGCTTTGCGCCCAATACACAGAATCGCATGGTGGGAGTCGAATCGGGCAGGCCTCCTCTGCGGCTCGATGATTTAGTCGTAGCCTTCAAATCACAGGAGCGGGGGTTGATCACAGGTTGTTCGTTTGACGCAAAGCGGGAAAATCTGGCACGCATGAATGAGTATATTCGTCGCACCAATGGCGCCTCCTCAACGGCTACCGCTGTCACACGCTTCAAAACGATGGCGAAGATTCTGGGGATGCAGGATGTCTCTGTGACTGGTGTACCCGCCGGTTCGAATTATGCACGGGTGCTCGTTGAAGCCGACTATATGTTGAAACGAATTTCGATTGGACTGGAGCCCTCTGGCATTCGTGAGATCAAAAGCCATCTGGCAACGCTCCGCGGGGGCGGCAACAGCACTCAACGCTGGTGGTTTACGCCGTTGTATGATGCGTTTACCACCACAGCCAACCGCGACGCATTTACTTTTTCGGGTCAGCGTCTGCAAATGATGTCGCAGGAAGAATTCGTCAATCAGGCGGGTCAACGCTCCGACGCCGCTCACACTCGACTTTCAACGACCAGGTACGCACAACAGTTTACAAAGTATTTTGCGAAACTGGCCGATCAGCACCCCACCTTCGCGGAACTGCAATCGATTACCGATTTAACGGTTCTGGCTGCGTTGATCAACAAGGAACGACTGCACCAGCAGGTCGGCTGGGATCACCGGTTCTTTTCCAGTGAAATGGATTATCTTGTTCCTCAGGGAAACATTCCCAAACAGGTACCGACTGCGATGAATTATAAGAAGGCCAGTCGACTGATGATCTGTCTGGTAGGGGGAGGAGTGACTGTGAACGCACGGGCTGTTGTCAATCAGACGGAGTTTCTGACATCCCGAGACAACACACTCGATCAGAAAAAAAACGCAGCCATTCAACGACGGGGAGAAAACACAACACGCTGGTGGTGGGATTGACGGGTGAGTTCGAATCAAGTCTACTGGTAAATGCGGTTTATTTTCGTTGAAGATGGATTTGCACTGTCGGGCCAGCCGACAGTGGCACCCACGATGGTAGTAAAGTTAAATTATCATTGATTGATTACACTTTAGTTCATTTTTTTCTCTGATCTTAAAAGGAAACTGATTTTCATCATGAGACGTTCGCGCTTCCTGAATTTTGTCTGCTGCTTCATTCTGGCTCTCGTTTTTTCATCTAGTCAAATTCTGCAAGCTGCTGACTCGCCGAATGTGTTGTTGATTATGACTGACGATCAAGGCTGGGGAGATATCCGGTCGCATGACAATCCTTTAATCAACACACCGAATCAGGATCTGCTGGCAAAGCAGGGGGCACGCTTTGATCGGTTTTATGTCTCTCCCGTTTGTGCGCCGACGCGTGCTGCGTTAATGACGGGTCGATACAGTTTGCGCACCGGCGTGCATGGCGTGACTCGTGGTTTTGAAAGTATGCGGACTGAGGAAATCACGATTGCCGAGGTTTTGAAATCAGAAGAATATGCGACGGGTGCGTTCGGGAAGTGGCACAATGGACGACATTACCCCATGCATCCGAACGGGCAAGGCTTCGAGGAGTTTTTCGGTTTTTGTGGCGGTCACTGGAACAGTTATTTTGATACCAACCTCGAACACAATAAACGACCGGTTGAAACCAAAGGCTACATCACCGATGTCTTGACGGACAAAGCAATTGAATTCATCAAACAAAATCAAAACAAGCCATTCTTCTGTTATGTGCCTTACAATGCCCCACATTCGCCGTGGATTGTACCAGAAAAATATTGGAAGAAGTATGCGAACAAAGGACTGGATGACAGAGCCCGTTGTGCTTATGCGATGGTGGAAAGTGTCGATGACAACCTGGGACGCTTGATGCAGACTCTGGATGATCTTGATTTGAGCAAGAACACCATTGTACTGTTTCTGACAGACAATGGGCCGAACAGTAATCGGTATAATGGTGGCATGCGAGGCCGCAAAGGTTCGATTCATGAAGGGGGAATTCGCGTGCCACTGTTTGTGCGTTATCCGGGCAAAATCAAGCCGGGAACTGTCGTCAAGCAGATCGCCGGACATATTGATATTTTTCCCACTCTACTGGATTTCTGCGATTTTGATGCGGCTCCTGGCATTCCCCTTGACGGAAAAAGCCTCGTGCCGCTACTGACGAACGAGTCGGCAGAAGACTGGCCGGAACGTATGATCTTCACGGATCGACTCTTTCGGAATTCGATTCCCGGAACAGAACTGCCCGTGGGATCGGTTCGCACCGATCGCTGGCGGGCCGCTTATGAACGAAACCGCAAATGGAGCCTGTATGACATGCAGGCTGACCCAGGACAGAAAAAAGATGTTGCGAAAGCGCATCCGCAAGTCTTGAAACAATTGAAGGCAGCCTATGCTGACTGGTTTAAGGATGTTTCGAGTGCAGGGTTTGAGCCCATTCCGATTCCCGTGGGACATCCTCAAGAAAACGTGACCTCAGTTCCCGCGAATGAATCGTTTCTGAAACCGGAAGCCGGGCAGGGGATAAACTACAGTGGTAAAGGGCATAACGGCTATGCGAACAGTTGGATTGAAGACTGGACCGATCCCAATGCAGCCGCGGTGTGGCATCTGGATGTATTGACCCCCGGAACTTACACACTCACTCTGAAATACACGTGTGCTGAAAAAGATGCCGGCTGTCAAATCCAAACCAAAATCGGAGACCAAACACTGACGGCCACGATTTCAAAACCACACGACCCACCCAAAATTGGTAACCAGGACCGTGTGGAACAATCAGATAATTACATGCGAAAAACCTGGGCAACCATTGAACTGGGAACCGTTGCATTACAAAAAGGACGCTATGACCTCACATTAACGGGGCTTAAGAAAACGGGTACAAAAATGATTGATGTGAAGGGAATCGAAATCGCGCGCGGTCAATAAAAAAACATCGATTCATTTTTGTCACAGCAACAATTATGAGTTGAACGAAGAGAACAATCTCTCGGCTGCCTGTTCCGCACTGAGGATACAATCGGGAATGCCAACGCCACGATAAGCGTTGCCCGCTAACTCCAGAGTTGGGTAGTTTGCCGCCTGTTGTTCGATTTGTTCGACCAGTTCAAGATGCCCCAAATGATATTGTGGCATGGATTGATTATGCCTGAGTAACTTTGAAAACAGTGGTTCGCCGGTGACGCCTAGAATGTCTTCGAGTTCGGTTCGGACAATCGTCTTTAACTCCTCGTCGGAATACTCCAGCATCTCTGGCTGCATCGCACCGCCGACAAATGTGCGAAGTTGCACACAACCTTCAGGAGCACGACCGGGAAATTTTCGACTCGCGAATGCGACAGCAAATATCTTACGTTGTTCGGCTGCGGGAATCACAAGACCATACGCGTTCAACGGATGTCGAATGTCTTCAAGTCGATGGACGCTTAACATAATCGCCGTCGAAGCGTATTCGATTCTATTCAACAATTGGGAAAGCTCGGGTGCAAAGTGATCTGTCATCTTTGCGGTGTGAGGCGCTGCGGTTGTGAAGATCACGGCGTCGAACTGTTGTGTTTGCGGGGGAGCATTTGATTCTTCCACAGTCACCTCGTAGCCCGCAGGCTGTGAAGGGGAGACTTTAGTAACGCGATGATCATACAAAACTGAACCACGCTCGGAGACTCTTTCAGCCAGTGTTTGAGTCAACGTCTGCATGCCTCCACGGAACGCAGCAAATAATCCGTAACGCGCGCCAGTGGCATCGCCCGATTTTGTTTCTCGTTTCTGTTTGCGAATCGCTTTAATCAAACTACGCTGGTCGCGTTCCATATCCAGAAAGCGAGGCAGGGTGGCACGTAAACTTAACTTCTCCGGATCAGAAGTATATATTCCCGCGACCAGAGGTTGGATTAAACGTGTCAACGCTTCCTGTCCGAAACGACGTTTGACAAAATCAGCCAGGCTTTCATCATCCTGATCTAACCCTGAGGGGCTTTGTCGACGAGGAATCAAATATTCCAGCCCCATGCGTAACTTTCCCAAAGGACTCAACAGCGGGGTCTTTACCATGGGTCCAATGCGGGAGGGCGTCATCAACTCAAATCCCAATGGAACCGGAACGGGTTTGCCGTCTTTGAGAATCAGAGCACCCCGGTATCGTGGATTGGTTTTAATCAGCTCCTCTTCCAGTCCCAGCCGTTTACAAAGTTCGATCGCCGCCGGTTTGTTGGTGATAAACATGTCGGCGCCGGTATCGATCAGATAGTCTTTTTGATCAATCGAGCCGATCCAACCTCCGGCGGCTGACTGGGATTCAAAGACCGTGATCTCAATTGACTGCCCGTTTTCATCAGCAAGTTCCAACAAGCGATATGCGGCAGACAAACCGGTAATGCCTCCCCCGACGATCGCGACTCGTTTGGATTGTGCTGAATGTGGAGGAGGTTGATTCATAAGTTTAGTCGATTAAAACACACGTTGCGGGGAGAAAATGAAAGCTTCTTACCTGCTCCCTAATTCGTGAACGATTTCTACGAGTGCTTTCACATGGTCGGGGTTCATATCCGGCATCACACCATGGCCGAGGTTAAAGATATGTCCGTTACGACCGGCGGCCGCATCGAGTACGGATTTTGCTTTTTCCTTGAGTACCGGAATATCCGCATAGAGGGAGATCGGATCAAGGTTTCCTTGAATAGCAACATCCTCGCCCAGGATCTCCCAGGCATCTTTGAGATTGATTCGCCAATCAACACCGAACACCTGGCCTCCCGTTTGACGTTGTAACGGCAGCAACGCTGGATTACCGGTGAGGAAATTAATCACGGGTGCATCGTCTTGAACTCCGGCGACCAACTTGGCTGTGTAGGGTAGGACATATTTCTGATAGTCTTCCGGTGAGAGACATCCTGCCCAGCTGTCAAATATTTGAACGGCTTGACAACCAGCTTCGATTTGCCGCCGGAGATAGATCACAAGGTTATCAACAAAGCGGGTCATTAACGCATGCCAGGCTCCCGGGTCGTTATACATCATCTGCTTGGTACGGCGGTAGTTCTTGGAACTTCCCCCTTCGATAGCATAGCTGGCTAACGTAAATGGACAACCTGCAAAACCGAGCAGGGGAATATCAGCGGGCAAATCGGCCCGAATCAGTTTGACTGCCTCAAAGACAAAATCGAGACAGTTCATGTCAGCGATATCCGTCAGGCGATCCACCTGCGAAGCTTCTTCAATGGGATTATGAATGACAGGGCCTTCACCTTTGAGATACTCCAAATTCAGGCCCATCGGTTCCAGAATCGGAAGTAAGTCGGCAAAGAGAATCGCAGCATC
The Gimesia aquarii DNA segment above includes these coding regions:
- the hemE gene encoding uroporphyrinogen decarboxylase, which produces MNSEMAETASYQNSRFMKAVRREPVDTTPIWIMRQAGRYLPEYMAVRSKTTFIELCKTPALAAEVTLTAQRVLGVDAAILFADLLPILEPMGLNLEYLKGEGPVIHNPIEEASQVDRLTDIADMNCLDFVFEAVKLIRADLPADIPLLGFAGCPFTLASYAIEGGSSKNYRRTKQMMYNDPGAWHALMTRFVDNLVIYLRRQIEAGCQAVQIFDSWAGCLSPEDYQKYVLPYTAKLVAGVQDDAPVINFLTGNPALLPLQRQTGGQVFGVDWRINLKDAWEILGEDVAIQGNLDPISLYADIPVLKEKAKSVLDAAAGRNGHIFNLGHGVMPDMNPDHVKALVEIVHELGSR
- the hemG gene encoding protoporphyrinogen oxidase, which codes for MNQPPPHSAQSKRVAIVGGGITGLSAAYRLLELADENGQSIEITVFESQSAAGGWIGSIDQKDYLIDTGADMFITNKPAAIELCKRLGLEEELIKTNPRYRGALILKDGKPVPVPLGFELMTPSRIGPMVKTPLLSPLGKLRMGLEYLIPRRQSPSGLDQDDESLADFVKRRFGQEALTRLIQPLVAGIYTSDPEKLSLRATLPRFLDMERDQRSLIKAIRKQKRETKSGDATGARYGLFAAFRGGMQTLTQTLAERVSERGSVLYDHRVTKVSPSQPAGYEVTVEESNAPPQTQQFDAVIFTTAAPHTAKMTDHFAPELSQLLNRIEYASTAIMLSVHRLEDIRHPLNAYGLVIPAAEQRKIFAVAFASRKFPGRAPEGCVQLRTFVGGAMQPEMLEYSDEELKTIVRTELEDILGVTGEPLFSKLLRHNQSMPQYHLGHLELVEQIEQQAANYPTLELAGNAYRGVGIPDCILSAEQAAERLFSSFNS
- a CDS encoding sulfatase-like hydrolase/transferase — its product is MRRSRFLNFVCCFILALVFSSSQILQAADSPNVLLIMTDDQGWGDIRSHDNPLINTPNQDLLAKQGARFDRFYVSPVCAPTRAALMTGRYSLRTGVHGVTRGFESMRTEEITIAEVLKSEEYATGAFGKWHNGRHYPMHPNGQGFEEFFGFCGGHWNSYFDTNLEHNKRPVETKGYITDVLTDKAIEFIKQNQNKPFFCYVPYNAPHSPWIVPEKYWKKYANKGLDDRARCAYAMVESVDDNLGRLMQTLDDLDLSKNTIVLFLTDNGPNSNRYNGGMRGRKGSIHEGGIRVPLFVRYPGKIKPGTVVKQIAGHIDIFPTLLDFCDFDAAPGIPLDGKSLVPLLTNESAEDWPERMIFTDRLFRNSIPGTELPVGSVRTDRWRAAYERNRKWSLYDMQADPGQKKDVAKAHPQVLKQLKAAYADWFKDVSSAGFEPIPIPVGHPQENVTSVPANESFLKPEAGQGINYSGKGHNGYANSWIEDWTDPNAAAVWHLDVLTPGTYTLTLKYTCAEKDAGCQIQTKIGDQTLTATISKPHDPPKIGNQDRVEQSDNYMRKTWATIELGTVALQKGRYDLTLTGLKKTGTKMIDVKGIEIARGQ
- a CDS encoding DUF1598 domain-containing protein, whose product is MNNSPQKKVKSNTSVLCTVPALLFLFLVTCVGSPLSAQVNGGGNNNGNNNNNQNNQNQNAGGITIDAAGVISAPFRVAKNSKQLNHRRLEALAAENLSSDLNQKSDFRKISLVKLEQACRELKEKNQPIPPEVQYLAGLWRIDYLFVDQEHNDLIIAGPAEGFAPNTQNRMVGVESGRPPLRLDDLVVAFKSQERGLITGCSFDAKRENLARMNEYIRRTNGASSTATAVTRFKTMAKILGMQDVSVTGVPAGSNYARVLVEADYMLKRISIGLEPSGIREIKSHLATLRGGGNSTQRWWFTPLYDAFTTTANRDAFTFSGQRLQMMSQEEFVNQAGQRSDAAHTRLSTTRYAQQFTKYFAKLADQHPTFAELQSITDLTVLAALINKERLHQQVGWDHRFFSSEMDYLVPQGNIPKQVPTAMNYKKASRLMICLVGGGVTVNARAVVNQTEFLTSRDNTLDQKKNAAIQRRGENTTRWWWD